From the genome of Candidatus Manganitrophaceae bacterium:
CAGGTGAAATGGATTCGCACCTACTATGCCGACGCCGAAGGCAAAATGTATTGCGAATACGAAGCGCCTCATATCGATATGATTTATGAGCATGCGCGGCTGGCGAAGATCCCCGCCGACTCGGTCCGGATGGTCACCGAGCTGCAGCCGGCGATGTTCCGCTGATGACGGGCGGGTCGGCCGGTCTTGTCTTGCGGCGGGTGTAAGTGTTAAGCGTCGGCCTTCTATGATTTGAAGGAAGGCACGGATTCATCGATGATTCCTTGGCTTAAATTTTTAAGTGTTGCCTCCCATTTTATCTCTGTTCCGTCTGGCGGGAATTTACTTCCTCCGGCACCTTGAAGCCTTCCTCCCTCAATACATGCGACCCATTGAACGGCTGGCTGTCCGTCCGTCCATAATCAGCGCCTCAGTTCGATAGGGACGCTGATTTCCCTGAAAGTTCCTTTTCATTTACTCCAAGCGCGCACGGCGTTTCTTCTTCAGATGATCAAATACCCCAGCTATTGCATCTTTCTCTTTTCGACGAACCTCTCCGGTAGGACATTTACAGACAGCGATTTTTGCTTCCAATCCGGCGACCGCAACATTTCCGCAACCTCCCTTTGTTAAAGTCACCCCATCGAACAGAGAACTCTAAAATGTCTGTTCGACCACAGAAAGGGGGTGAGAATCATGCCGAAGTTTGTCGCAACCTGGGCCGCTACGCCCGACGCGGTTCAGCAAACCATCAAGCGCCTTCCGGAGCGGGCCGATCTGGGCAATGGAATCCGTCAGTATGCCCATTTCTTCTCCGGAAGCGGGAAGATGTGCTGTGTCTTCGAGGCGCCGAATGAAATGGCGATCGAGCGCTTTCTGAAAGAGAAGCAGCCGAATGATCTCTATCGGGTCGATTACGAGTGGGATCGCGCCACGGGGAAATTCATTGAAGGATAAACAAATCGGATCGGTCCTGGTTGAACGCCGGGCGGATCTACAAAATAATGGAGGATGAAATGAAAAAGAAAATCATGTTTGCGTCCATCACGGTTCTGATACTCGGCTTGACCACGTTGGGAATGGCTGACGAAGGGCACAAAATGGTAGCGCCGGCAACAGGAGGAATCCGAGCGGCGTCGAAGGAGGAGCAAATGAAGGTTGCGCTCAGCGCGGCGCCGGCGCCGATTGCGCAGGGAGCGAGCGTAATGGTCTACGGTGAAGAGGGAAAGTTGGTCGAGGCCAAAAAGGGGACGAACGGTTTTACCTGCATTCCGGACATCAGCGGGCTGCCGACCCCCGATCCGATCTGCAACGATCCGGCCGGCACCCAGTGGTTCAACGATATGCTGAGCGGCGCCCCCAAGCCGACGAACACCCTCCCCGGGATCTCCTACATGGCGAGCGGGGGATGGCATTTTGAGAAAGAGGGAAAGGTTGTGATGCAAGACGGCCACGGCGTCAAGAAAGTTCAAGAGCCGCCCCACTGGATGTTCCTCTGGCCGTTCGATCAGAAAACGACCGGTCTCCCTCAGCTTCCGACCAACGCATTGGGGACCTATGTGATGTTTGAGGGAACGCCGTATGCGCACTTGATGGTTTATCAGAATCCGAAGGGAATTCAATAAGCCGCTTCTTTCTTCAAATTTCTTCAAAGCATGGGCCCGCCGCTCACCGCGTTATGAAGCGCGAGGGCGGCGGGCCAAGTCGTTTAGGAGCGCTCTGGAGGGACCCTTTAAGGGAAGAAGATAGAGGGGGGGATTAGTTTTGAAATATGATAATTCGAATCACCTTCAATCGTTGCACACGATCCCAGAACGGACCCGTCGGCCAGTTGCGTGAAGTTCGCACGGTGCGGATCCCCGCTCTGGAAAATCAGCGTCTCATTTTGCCATGTATATCCGTTATCATACGAAAGTCTGATATAGAGGCTTCTGGTTCCAAGCGCAGGTGGAGGGGCGCTTGTATTGGAGCCGACCGAATAGGAGAGAACAAGATGGCCGTTCTCGAGCCGTAGGAGGTTCGCGTCGTTCACGCTCGGAGCGCCGACATTTCCTCGAATGTCTGTTGCTGCACTCCAGGTCGATCCTTTGTCGATGGATCGGACCATCTGCACACCGCTAAAATTTCCGGTATTCATGAAGGAGACCAGCAGATCACCGGTAATGGTCTCGGCGATCGACGGATCTCTCAGGATGTCGGGTTGATTCGACAGGATCATCTCGCCGCTCCAGGTATTGCCGCCGTCGATGCTTCGGCGCCCGACGATATTTCCGTTATTGCTATAGGTCAGATAGAGGTCTCCCGTCGACAGCCGCTTTAGATCCGGATGGGGATCGTTCCCGGTCTGGGTTGCAATGGTTGTCGGAGGGCCCCAGGTTTTTCCGCGATCAACGGATTTCTTTGTCCGGACATTCGCGCCTGCACCATAGACGATCAGGAGTGTCCGATTCGGATCGGTGAGCTGTGTGAAGGCTCCTTCATAAATATCGATTCCCGACTCTTGGGCCACCGTGACCTGGGTTGCCGCCGGAAAGTTCGCTGCTCCCGCTATAGATCGAACCAACTTGTAATCAAATTCGGCGGAATCTTCATTCGTAGTGAATCCCAGAAGGAGGTCGCCATTGTCGAGCTGAAACGGTTTCGGATGGGAGTAACGGTGAATTCCGTCGACGATGGGAGCCGCAGTCCACGGTTCGGCGGCCGTTACAGACAGCTTCATTTGAGAGGTCCCGATGGCGCCCTGGTTATCGGTGACGCTGAGCGTGACCGTAAAGGTTCCGGCAACAGGATAAATATGATCAATAATGGCACCGCTTGCGGTGGTCCCGTCCCCTAAATTCCAGCGATAAGAAGTCAGCGTGCCATCGGGATCGGAAGAAGCAGATCCGTCAAGATGGGCGATGAAAGGGGCCATTCCCGATGGAGGATCGGCAGTGATGCGAGCCGAGGGAGGCCGGTTCGGGGACGAAGCAGGGGAGGCTTTGAAATTATCAAAGTAGGTGGTTTTAGACGCGTTCGTATGGGAGCGAATCCCGCTAAAGCTGCCTGTACTCAGCGTGCGATCGACCGCCGTAATTGCAGGGGTCCCCTCTCCGTCAAAATAGGCGGAGATCGCCGTCCCCTTTACCACAAGGAGCAGGCGGTAGAAGGTGTTGTACGTTAATATCCGGCCGGCCATTCCCAAGCGTGTATAAACGCCATTGCTCTTTTTAAACAGTGCAATGCTTCCCAAGGCGGGATTTAATTGAAGATAATAAAAGTTATTTGCGTCAAACCAACGCGCCATGAGCCCGCACTCATTGCCGGCCGCGGTCACTTTGCAATCGACCGCCACCTGCTGGTCGATACCGAGGGACGAAGTGAAATAGGCCTCTTGATCCTTCTTATTCTTATTTCGAATTTGATGATCAAAAAGTTCAAAATTAGGAAGGTATTCGCTCCAGTTTGAACCGAGGCTCGGACTGTTCGGTCTGTCAAAGAGATCCTCGGCCGCATACGCAGGCAGAGTGATGAGCAGCACGGAGAAAGCCCAGAGGAACATTCGATTCATCAGATCCCCTCTTAAGAAGATTGATTTCGTTTGCTCTTCCGTGAGCAGGAGAAAGACGAATGGATGAGAACTCTGTTCAAGTGGCAGGTAGGCCAGTAGATCAAGTAATATTGCTGAATTATTCCCTGGTGCCCTTTAAGAAGTCAATAAAAATCCTCAACCCGCCGACGCGTTCGCGCGCGGGTTCATGGTTCGGCGGGCAGTTCGCTGAGTCGTCGTTCGAGGAACCGCCGCTCCGCCCCCTGCTGCGTGAGACCGAGCGCCCTTTGATAGGACGCCCGGGCTTCTTCCGTCCTCCCCAGCCGTCGGCAGAGATCGGCCCGCGCCGAGTGCGCCAGGTGGTAATCGCGCAGATCGCCCTCTGCCAACAGGGCGTCGACCAGGGCGAGACCGGCTGCGGGGCCGTCGCGCATCGCCACCGCGACGGCGCGGTTCAGCGCGATCACCGGCGACGGCTCCACCCGCATCAGCACTTCATAGAGTCCGACGATTTGCGCCCAGTCGGTCGCCGCAGTGCTCGGTGCCTCGGCATGGACCGCCGCGATCGCCGCTTGGAGAGAGTAAGGACCGAACCGGCGCGACGACAGGGCCTGCTCTACCAAGCGAATCCCCTCGGCGATCTGATCCCGATTCCAGAGCGAGCGGTCTTGTTTATCTAACAGGATCAGGTCCCCTTCTCGGGAGGTCCGGGCCGCGCGCCGCGATTCCTGCAGCAGCATCAGCGCCAGCAGGCCGATCGCCTCGGGCTCCGGCAGCAGGGCGACGAGGAGTCTTCCCAGTCGGATCGCCTCTCCCGAGAGGTCGTGCCGGGTCAGCGAGGCGCCGGAGGAGGCCGAGTAGCCTTCATTAAAAACCAGATAGATCACCCGGAGGACGGCGTCGAGCCGGTCCGGCAGCTCGCGCTGCGACGGCACCTGATAGGGGATGTGGGCGTCGTGAATTTTCCGCTTGGCACGGACGATCCGCTGGGCGACGGTGGGGGGGGTGGTGAGGAAGGCGCGGGCGATCTCCTCCGTGGTCAGGCCGCAGACCTCCCGCAAGGTGAGCGCCACCTGGGCATCCGAGGCGAGGGCGGGGTGGCAACAGGTGAAGACCAGACGAAGCCGGTCGTCCTCCACCGCCTCCTCATTCCATCCCGAGGTGTCGTTCGCTGCAGCGGCGAGTCGGTTTGCGATCTCACCGAGCGATGCATCGAAGCGGGCGCGGCGGCGCATCGCATCAATCGCTTTGAAGCGGCCGGTCGAAATGAGCCACGCCGCCGGATTCTTCGGCACCCCCTCCCGCTGCCACTGCTCGACCGCCGCGATGAAGGCGTCGTGCATCGCCTCTTCGGCCAGCTCGAAGTCGCCGAGCAGCCGAATGAGGGTGGCGAGGACGCGACGCGAGTCGGAGCGGTAGATATCGTCTACCGTGCCGCGTATATCATCGGCTGCACCTTCGCTCATCCGTAAACGATCCGGTGTTCGGTCATCATATTTCTTGAAAATCGATCGCGCGGACCTCAACCGAGCCGCCGAGAGGGAGGGTCGGGATGCGGTTCGCGATCCCGACCGCTTCGTCGAGATCTTGACACTCGATCAAGTGATAGCCGCCGAGCTGCTCTTTGGTCTCCGCGAACGGACCGTCGGTGATCGCCGGCTTGCCGTTCTTTTTCCGAATTGTAACGGCGGTCGCGCTCGGCCGCAGCTTCGCGCCGGCCTGGAGATGGCCGCTCTTCACCAGATCCTGCAGCAACGTGTGGTAGTCCTTCATGACCTTGTCCCGCTCCGCTTCCGGAATCTTCTCCCACTTTGCCTCATCGAAGCAACACATCAGCAGATATTGCATTGCGCTCCTCCTTATGGAAGGTCACAAACCGGAACTTTGAATCCGCCATCCTCCGCTGGCATTTAATTTTTTATCAGGAGCACGATCGACTCCCCGCGCGTTCACGATTCGGATTCAAAGCGGTGTGACCCGGTGGATTTTATCACCTTCGATCGGCCGATTCAATTTCTTGAGATCGCGAACCATAAAAATGGGGTGATTTTTTGCGATTTTGGCATCTCGATCTCCTTCTCGGCGGATCATTTCTTAGAGAATTATTTCTTTGCTTTTTCCCAAAGGGTGATGGCATTTCCTTCCGGATCGGTGAAATCGGCCATAAAGCCCCACTCTCCGATGGCATGTTTGGGGGTCGCGATCTTCCCGCCGGCTTTCTCGATCGCCTGAAGCGTCTGGTCGATCGATTCGGTCTCCACGCCGAATGACGGCTGGTCGTTTTTGGATTTCCGTTTGTAGAAACCGCCGTTGATGCCGCCGAGCTCGGTCGGATTTTGATCTTCATCGATCGCCGTTGTAAACGCCATCGCCCCTTTGTCCTCCCAGACCTCCACCTTCCAATCGAAGACCGTCTCATAAAATGTTTTTGCCTTGCTCATATCCGAAGCGGGAATTTCAAAAAAGACCACTTTGTTCTTCATGATGGATCCTCCTTTGTGAGTGATTGCTCCGCTTGCTAAATAGGGTCTCGAATGCCGCCGTTCTTATTGGGCGTCCCGATAGCGGCCGTTTTCTTTCAGCGCTTCCTCGATCGGCCGGACCTCGATACTTCCCAATCGCGCCGACGGCCATTGGGAGGCGACCTGGATCGCCTCGTTCAGGTCCCGCGCCTCGATCAGGAAAAAGCCGCCGAGCTGCTCCTTGGTTTCGGCGAAGGGGCCGTCGGTGATCGAGACTTTGCCGTTGCGGACCCGCACGGTGCTGGCGGTCTGACTGCTTTGGAGCGCCTCCGCGGAGATCATCTGGCCTTTGTTGCGGAGCGCCTCGACATAGTCCAGCGTCTCCCGTCGGAGGAGGTCCCACTCGCTCCTCGACAAGATGTTGAGCTTGTTCTCTTCTTCGTAGGCGAGACAGAGATATTTCATCGTTCCTCCTTGTTACGGGTATACGGGCCAGGCCGCTTTCATGATCTCGTGCGATGACGTTTACTTTGGAAGGTCCATTTTCTGAAACCGCTCCACCGCTTCGCTGGGGGCGAAGTCTTCCAGCTCGAAGAACCGGCGGACCTCGATTTCGGCCTCTGTCCCTTCGCCGTGCGGATTGGGGAAGCGTTTGGCCCACGCGATCGCCTCTTCTTTTGATTTCACCCGGATGATCGTATAGCCGGCGATCAGCTCTTTCGCCTCGGTGAACGGTCCATCGACCACGGTCCGCTTGGCTCCGGAATATTTCACCTTAAACCCCTTGGAGCTGGCCTGCAACCCGGAGGCATCGACGAGGATCCCGGCCTTCACCAGCTCCTCGTGGTAGGCCGCCATGGCGGCGATCAGTTTCTCCTCCGGCATCACGCCCGCTTCGCTCTCTTTGCTCGCCTTCACAATCATCATATATCTCATCTTCGTTCCTCCTTTGGGTTGGGGTTGGGAGCCTCCACGCTACCGTTTACATAAGATAGTCGTCCGGCGGGGCCAAAATCGACATGGAACCGATAAAATTCTTCCAAAAGTCGCCGCGGCTTGCGTTCCGCTTCTAACGGTCGGGTGGGACGAAGGGGACCTTGTTAAGAATTCTGTTCATTAAAAGAGCGTTCTCCTTTTAAAATCAAAGAGAAGAGGGAATGGGAGGGCATTCCAGCTGTTGCCCTCCGGGTGATCTCCTCGGCCGATCGGTCTTTTTCCGCCGGCTCAAATCTAGTAATTCTGCTCAAAACATGTTTTAATATCGGATTGGAAACGGCTGTTTTGAAGCAACCCGCCGCTGCGACATGAATAGAGACCGGCGGGTCTTCACAAACGATGACTTCTAAATTCCAAGGATGGTTGGCAAAGGATAATTTGCGAATAATATGATTGATAGGTTAATAAATAGATGACGAAAGTTGAATCAAAGAAACCGACCCGTAAGAAAAAAACGACGGCTTCCAAAGTAAAAACTCAAGCGCTGCTGGTGATTAATCAGGCGCCGATTAAGAAGAAGGCGCTGAGCGAGTTCAAGCAATCGAGAAAAGCATTATTGAAGATCCGCGCACAGCTGGATCATCATTTGAATGTGGTGCGACCTTCCTATTTGCGATGGGTCACCCATATTGCCGGAAATAAAATGCAACGGATGAATGAGCTGAAGCGGCTGATTAAAGAGAAAGCGGGCCTGTTGCAGCGGATTGAAGAGCTGATTTATGAAGAATATCTCTCTCCTCGCAGCGCCTATGAATATGCCGAGGAAGAGCAAGCGAGAGCCCGTGCTCGGGAGGAGGGCCGCAAGGACGAGGAGGAACCGTTCAGCACGGAGCAGGAACAAGAAGAGGCCTTCGAGGAGAGAGGCGCATTCGACGGGCGTGATGCCGGTTGGGGCCCCGGGAGCAACGGGGAGGAGGGGCCGGGGAGCGCTCCCGAGATCGATTCGGACTCGGATCGGCCCGAGGTTGAAAAAAAGGTAAACCGCACCCATCAGATCGTCAGCCTCTATCGGAAGATGGCGCGCCTTCTCCACCCCGATACGGCGGTCCAGCTGAATGAGGCCGCTCGGGAGCTCTGGAGAGAGGTCGTCGAGGCCTACCAGCATAAAGATCTGGCTCGGCTTGAGAAGCTCTGGATCTCCGTCCAGTTACTCTCCGATCCGAAAGGGGAGGGCATCGCCCT
Proteins encoded in this window:
- a CDS encoding DUF4242 domain-containing protein — protein: MPKFIIERTVGKLTEAQVTEAFGRAQAALTQLPQVKWIRTYYADAEGKMYCEYEAPHIDMIYEHARLAKIPADSVRMVTELQPAMFR
- a CDS encoding PKD domain-containing protein → MNRMFLWAFSVLLITLPAYAAEDLFDRPNSPSLGSNWSEYLPNFELFDHQIRNKNKKDQEAYFTSSLGIDQQVAVDCKVTAAGNECGLMARWFDANNFYYLQLNPALGSIALFKKSNGVYTRLGMAGRILTYNTFYRLLLVVKGTAISAYFDGEGTPAITAVDRTLSTGSFSGIRSHTNASKTTYFDNFKASPASSPNRPPSARITADPPSGMAPFIAHLDGSASSDPDGTLTSYRWNLGDGTTASGAIIDHIYPVAGTFTVTLSVTDNQGAIGTSQMKLSVTAAEPWTAAPIVDGIHRYSHPKPFQLDNGDLLLGFTTNEDSAEFDYKLVRSIAGAANFPAATQVTVAQESGIDIYEGAFTQLTDPNRTLLIVYGAGANVRTKKSVDRGKTWGPPTTIATQTGNDPHPDLKRLSTGDLYLTYSNNGNIVGRRSIDGGNTWSGEMILSNQPDILRDPSIAETITGDLLVSFMNTGNFSGVQMVRSIDKGSTWSAATDIRGNVGAPSVNDANLLRLENGHLVLSYSVGSNTSAPPPALGTRSLYIRLSYDNGYTWQNETLIFQSGDPHRANFTQLADGSVLGSCATIEGDSNYHISKLIPPSIFFP
- a CDS encoding RNA polymerase sigma factor — encoded protein: MSEGAADDIRGTVDDIYRSDSRRVLATLIRLLGDFELAEEAMHDAFIAAVEQWQREGVPKNPAAWLISTGRFKAIDAMRRRARFDASLGEIANRLAAAANDTSGWNEEAVEDDRLRLVFTCCHPALASDAQVALTLREVCGLTTEEIARAFLTTPPTVAQRIVRAKRKIHDAHIPYQVPSQRELPDRLDAVLRVIYLVFNEGYSASSGASLTRHDLSGEAIRLGRLLVALLPEPEAIGLLALMLLQESRRAARTSREGDLILLDKQDRSLWNRDQIAEGIRLVEQALSSRRFGPYSLQAAIAAVHAEAPSTAATDWAQIVGLYEVLMRVEPSPVIALNRAVAVAMRDGPAAGLALVDALLAEGDLRDYHLAHSARADLCRRLGRTEEARASYQRALGLTQQGAERRFLERRLSELPAEP
- a CDS encoding YciI family protein → MQYLLMCCFDEAKWEKIPEAERDKVMKDYHTLLQDLVKSGHLQAGAKLRPSATAVTIRKKNGKPAITDGPFAETKEQLGGYHLIECQDLDEAVGIANRIPTLPLGGSVEVRAIDFQEI
- a CDS encoding VOC family protein — its product is MKNKVVFFEIPASDMSKAKTFYETVFDWKVEVWEDKGAMAFTTAIDEDQNPTELGGINGGFYKRKSKNDQPSFGVETESIDQTLQAIEKAGGKIATPKHAIGEWGFMADFTDPEGNAITLWEKAKK
- a CDS encoding YciI family protein, whose protein sequence is MKYLCLAYEEENKLNILSRSEWDLLRRETLDYVEALRNKGQMISAEALQSSQTASTVRVRNGKVSITDGPFAETKEQLGGFFLIEARDLNEAIQVASQWPSARLGSIEVRPIEEALKENGRYRDAQ
- a CDS encoding YciI family protein; this translates as MRYMMIVKASKESEAGVMPEEKLIAAMAAYHEELVKAGILVDASGLQASSKGFKVKYSGAKRTVVDGPFTEAKELIAGYTIIRVKSKEEAIAWAKRFPNPHGEGTEAEIEVRRFFELEDFAPSEAVERFQKMDLPK
- a CDS encoding J domain-containing protein, yielding MTKVESKKPTRKKKTTASKVKTQALLVINQAPIKKKALSEFKQSRKALLKIRAQLDHHLNVVRPSYLRWVTHIAGNKMQRMNELKRLIKEKAGLLQRIEELIYEEYLSPRSAYEYAEEEQARARAREEGRKDEEEPFSTEQEQEEAFEERGAFDGRDAGWGPGSNGEEGPGSAPEIDSDSDRPEVEKKVNRTHQIVSLYRKMARLLHPDTAVQLNEAARELWREVVEAYQHKDLARLEKLWISVQLLSDPKGEGIALSDLKQLTAHLNNEIEDLKDKMRELARTDPSWRFEGKDRGELASGILSDLVVGERELLLILGKIEMKLGQYQTWGRSRTRNRQPSYSK